In Corylus avellana chromosome ca2, CavTom2PMs-1.0, the following proteins share a genomic window:
- the LOC132172108 gene encoding gibberellin receptor GID1B-like has product MAGSNEVNLNESKRVVPLNTWVLISNFKLAYNLLRRADGTFNRELAEFLERKVPANTIPVDGVFSFDHVDRATGLLNRIYQPAPANEAQWGIVDLEKPLSTTKIVPVIIFFHGGSFTHSSANSAIYDTFCRRLSGTCKAAVVSVNYRRSPEHRYPSAYDDGWAALKWVKSRTWLQSGKDSKVHVYLAGDSSGGNIAHHVAARAAEAEVEVLGNILLHPMFGGLRRTESEKRLDGKYFVTIQDRDWYWRAYLPEGEDRDHPACNPFGPRGKTLEGLNFPKSLVVVAGLDLVQDWQLAYVEGLKESGQVVKLLYLEQATIGFYFLPNNTHFYCLMEEISSFVNPNC; this is encoded by the exons atgGCTGGTAGTAATGAAGTCAATCTCAATGAATCCAAG aGGGTTGTGCCACTTAATACATGGGTACTCATCTCCAATTTCAAGCTAGCTTACAATCTCCTCCGCCGTGCCGATGGAACATTCAACCGCGAGTTGGCAGAGTTTCTTGAGCGGAAAGTCCCCGCCAACACGATTCCGGTTGACGGGGTTTTCTCCTTTGACCATGTTGATAGAGCCACCGGCCTTCTTAACCGGATTTACCAGCCCGCCCCAGCAAATGAGGCTCAATGGGGCATTGTAGATCTTGAAAAGCCCTTGAGCACTACCAAGATTGTCCCTGTCATAATTTTCTTCCATGGTGGAAGCTTCACCCATTCTTCAGCCAATAGTGCTATTTATGACACCTTTTGTCGCCGCCTTTCGGGCACCTGCAAGGCTGCTGTGGTTTCTGTAAATTACCGCCGATCCCCTGAACATAGATACCCCTCTGCATATGATGATGGCTGGGCTGCTCTCAAGTGGGTTAAATCAAGAACATGGCTTCAGAGTGGGAAGGATTCCAAGGTTCATGTATATTTGGCTGGAGATAGTTCTGGCGGTAACATTGCTCACCATGTAGCAGCAAGGGCTGCTGAGGCAGAAGTTGAGGTATTGGGGAACATACTTCTTCACCCAATGTTTGGTGGGCTAAGGAGAACTGAATCAGAGAAGAGATTAGATGGTAAATACTTTGTTACAATTCAAGACCGCGATTGGTATTGGAGAGCTTATCTTCCCGAAGGCGAAGATCGTGACCATCCGGCATGTAACCCGTTCGGACCCAGGGGGAAAACCCTTGAAGGACTCAATTTCCCCAAAAGTCTTGTGGTTGTAGCTGGTTTGGATCTTGTCCAAGATTGGCAATTGGCTTACGTTGAAGGGCTCAAGGAATCTGGCCAAGTTGTGAAACTTCTTTATTTGGAGCAGGCCACCATTGGATTCTACTTCTTGCCTAATAATACCCATTTCTATTGTCTCATGGAGGAGATAAGCAGCTTCGTGAATCCTAACTGTTAA